In Arthrobacter citreus, a single genomic region encodes these proteins:
- the ftsA gene encoding cell division protein FtsA, whose protein sequence is MNSNEIYVSLDVGTSTIKVIIGELVNDTLNIIGVGNVKSSGLKRGSIVDIDETVKSIKKAIDQAERMVGIHIDKVIVGVSANQVQLISTNGVVAVSKENKEIDNEDVLRVMDQAQVISIPPEREIIDVVPHEYIVDGLSEVKDPRGMIGVRLEMEGTLITGSRTLVHNILRCVERAGLEVTDICLQPMAASTIALKQDEKNLGVALVDIGGGSTSISLFREGVLIATSVLPVGGEHITKDISIGLKTSTDDAEKIKVKFGHAFYDTALSEEVLSVPIMGSEQHQQFSQQEISDIIEARLEEIFIMVQNELVRMRGNNLPGGFVLTGGTVTMTGVIDLAQKVFKNNVRVATPDYIGVREPQYITGVGLIKYAFYKSKMRGKKLSSNIAFESNERKPVAVSNSNTKPKQQDEERVMSKVKSIFKYLWD, encoded by the coding sequence ATGAACAGCAATGAGATCTATGTGAGTCTTGACGTTGGAACTTCAACAATAAAAGTAATCATAGGAGAACTAGTTAACGACACTCTTAATATTATTGGAGTGGGGAATGTTAAATCTTCTGGATTAAAACGTGGATCAATAGTTGATATAGATGAAACAGTCAAATCAATCAAAAAAGCAATTGATCAAGCAGAAAGAATGGTTGGCATTCATATTGACAAAGTAATTGTAGGGGTTAGTGCTAATCAAGTGCAGTTAATTAGTACTAACGGCGTAGTCGCAGTTTCGAAGGAAAATAAAGAAATTGACAATGAAGATGTTTTAAGGGTAATGGATCAGGCTCAAGTAATCTCAATACCACCTGAAAGAGAAATTATCGATGTTGTTCCACATGAATACATTGTAGATGGCCTTTCTGAGGTAAAAGACCCAAGAGGAATGATTGGTGTACGACTTGAGATGGAGGGTACATTAATTACCGGTTCGAGAACACTTGTACATAATATACTTCGTTGTGTCGAAAGAGCGGGGTTAGAAGTAACAGATATATGTCTACAACCTATGGCTGCAAGTACGATCGCATTAAAGCAGGATGAGAAAAATTTAGGTGTGGCACTAGTTGATATTGGTGGAGGTTCAACTTCAATTTCTCTTTTTAGAGAAGGCGTTTTGATAGCGACTTCGGTTTTACCAGTTGGAGGAGAACATATTACAAAAGATATATCAATCGGTCTAAAAACATCCACAGATGATGCTGAAAAAATTAAAGTGAAATTCGGACATGCTTTTTATGATACTGCATTATCCGAAGAAGTACTTAGTGTACCAATCATGGGCAGTGAGCAGCATCAACAATTCAGTCAGCAAGAAATTTCTGACATAATTGAAGCTAGATTAGAAGAAATCTTCATAATGGTTCAAAATGAACTTGTAAGAATGAGAGGTAACAATTTACCAGGTGGTTTTGTACTAACTGGAGGAACTGTTACAATGACAGGTGTAATCGATCTAGCTCAAAAAGTATTTAAAAATAATGTAAGGGTAGCTACACCAGACTATATCGGTGTTAGAGAACCTCAATACATTACTGGCGTTGGATTAATTAAGTATGCTTTTTATAAATCAAAAATGCGTGGAAAAAAACTTAGCTCTAATATTGCATTCGAATCAAATGAACGAAAACCTGTGGCTGTTTCAAATTCAAATACAAAACCAAAACAGCAGGATGAAGAGCGCGTCATGAGTAAAGTTAAAAGCATTTTTAAATATTTATGGGATTAA
- a CDS encoding FtsQ-type POTRA domain-containing protein yields the protein MHENKIISLEDRVPVLRNKKRKKVNMRLLVTILLFFSLLLCVLYFQTSIGSKINLVINGNHLYSDKEIEKLADLSINDNFLTIRSRLVEERLESQNTIRTVVVHKRFPNKVEIDVKEFQPVGQAIFNGKKHLLLESGVLIEAKNSLGNTIVPELIGWKQGDELQEMAAELKKMPTSIFHSISEIDYTPSSDDPLLITLFTNEGYEVKTTIRKFSNKMSNYPLILKSIPKDQKGVIHLEVGAYFSPYSADSENGSN from the coding sequence ATGCATGAAAATAAGATTATTAGTTTAGAAGACCGTGTGCCTGTTTTGCGTAATAAAAAACGTAAAAAAGTTAATATGCGATTACTTGTGACAATTCTTTTGTTTTTTTCTTTGCTTTTATGTGTATTGTATTTCCAAACATCAATTGGTTCAAAAATTAATTTAGTCATTAATGGTAATCATCTCTATTCTGATAAAGAAATTGAAAAATTAGCCGATTTAAGCATTAATGATAACTTTTTGACAATTAGGTCTAGGTTGGTTGAAGAAAGACTTGAAAGCCAAAATACAATTAGAACAGTTGTCGTGCATAAGCGATTCCCAAACAAAGTTGAAATCGACGTAAAAGAATTTCAACCAGTAGGACAGGCTATATTCAACGGGAAAAAACATTTGTTATTAGAAAGTGGCGTACTTATTGAAGCGAAAAATTCACTAGGAAATACGATCGTTCCCGAATTAATTGGTTGGAAACAAGGTGATGAACTACAGGAAATGGCTGCAGAATTGAAAAAAATGCCAACGAGCATATTTCATTCAATTTCTGAAATAGATTATACGCCAAGTAGTGATGACCCATTATTAATTACACTCTTTACGAATGAAGGGTATGAAGTCAAAACTACCATAAGAAAATTCTCTAATAAGATGTCAAACTACCCACTAATTTTAAAGTCAATACCTAAAGATCAAAAAGGGGTAATACACTTAGAAGTTGGAGCGTACTTTTCACCTTATAGTGCAGATAGTGAAAATGGCTCAAATTAG
- the murB gene encoding UDP-N-acetylmuramate dehydrogenase, translated as MFESKLKEVLNDSSLLINEPLANHTTMKIGGPAEYLVIPKTVNEIKEIINLAIEHGINVTVIGRGSNLLVSDQGIEGVVIKISDCLDHIDVDGTKVIVGAGYSVIRLATQLSRKGLSGLEFASGIPGSVGGAVYMNAGAHQSDFSKITARAHILFPDGKFEWLTNEELDFSYRTSVLQHKRKGFVIEAELQLQEGSKEASTALMQKNKDYRRETQPWNYPCAGSIFRNPLPQYAGNLIERAELKGYQIGGAKVSEMHGNFIVNAGNATSKDVLDLIAFIKKTILEKFNVQLETEVEIVGKKL; from the coding sequence ATGTTTGAATCAAAATTAAAGGAAGTATTAAATGACTCGAGTCTTCTAATAAATGAGCCTTTAGCAAATCATACGACGATGAAAATTGGAGGACCAGCGGAGTATTTGGTCATTCCAAAAACTGTGAATGAAATTAAAGAGATTATCAACCTTGCAATTGAACATGGAATTAATGTAACTGTGATCGGAAGAGGATCAAATTTACTTGTCTCAGATCAAGGTATTGAAGGTGTCGTAATTAAAATAAGTGATTGCTTAGACCATATCGACGTAGATGGAACAAAAGTAATTGTAGGTGCGGGTTATTCCGTTATTCGTTTAGCTACTCAATTAAGTAGAAAAGGTTTATCTGGATTAGAATTTGCAAGTGGTATTCCAGGTAGCGTTGGTGGCGCAGTCTATATGAATGCGGGCGCACACCAATCTGATTTTTCGAAAATTACAGCTAGAGCACATATTTTATTTCCTGATGGAAAATTTGAATGGTTAACTAATGAAGAACTAGATTTTTCTTACCGAACTTCAGTTTTACAACATAAGCGTAAAGGGTTCGTTATCGAAGCAGAACTTCAACTTCAAGAAGGTTCGAAGGAAGCTTCAACTGCATTAATGCAAAAAAATAAAGATTATCGCAGAGAAACACAACCATGGAATTATCCATGTGCTGGTAGTATTTTCCGTAACCCACTACCTCAGTACGCTGGAAATTTAATTGAACGTGCAGAGTTAAAAGGTTATCAAATTGGTGGAGCTAAAGTTTCAGAAATGCATGGCAACTTTATCGTTAATGCTGGAAATGCTACTTCAAAAGACGTTCTTGACTTAATAGCATTTATCAAGAAAACTATATTAGAAAAATTTAATGTCCAACTTGAAACAGAAGTAGAAATAGTTGGGAAAAAATTGTAA
- the murG gene encoding undecaprenyldiphospho-muramoylpentapeptide beta-N-acetylglucosaminyltransferase translates to MKILVSGGGTGGHIYPALALIKELKKQDSNVECLYVGTENGLEKGIVSKANIPFKSIVITGFKRSLSLENFKTIYRFLKGVSDSKKIIREFKPDVVVGTGGYVCGPVVYAAAKLGIPTVIHEQNSIPGLTNKFLNRYVTKVAICFEEVAEYFDKEKVVFTGNPRASEVLGNSNPTILESLGLESGKRTVLIVGGSRGARPIHQAFLKSVNQLGEKDYQMIYVTGEVHYDSVIEEVNKVGNPSNVVVKPFLHNMPEVLREVDLVVSRAGATTLAELTALGKPSILIPSPYVTNNHQEVNARSLEKNGAAIVILEKNFNSEYLVNEIEKVLLNPIKLEEMKNASLQIGVPDAAKKLVNVLEEISK, encoded by the coding sequence ATGAAAATTTTAGTTAGTGGTGGGGGTACTGGTGGTCATATTTATCCAGCACTTGCGCTAATTAAAGAGTTAAAAAAACAAGATTCCAATGTAGAATGTTTATATGTTGGTACAGAAAATGGATTAGAAAAAGGAATTGTCTCTAAAGCAAACATACCTTTTAAATCTATTGTAATTACAGGATTCAAAAGAAGTTTATCATTAGAGAACTTTAAAACAATCTATCGATTCTTAAAAGGTGTATCAGATAGTAAAAAAATAATTCGTGAATTTAAACCGGATGTTGTTGTAGGTACGGGAGGATACGTTTGTGGACCTGTTGTTTATGCTGCAGCAAAACTCGGTATTCCAACAGTAATCCATGAACAAAATAGTATACCGGGATTAACTAATAAGTTTTTAAATCGTTATGTAACCAAAGTTGCAATCTGTTTTGAAGAGGTTGCTGAATACTTTGATAAAGAAAAAGTAGTATTCACAGGTAACCCAAGAGCTTCTGAAGTACTTGGAAACTCGAACCCTACAATATTAGAATCGTTAGGATTAGAATCAGGTAAACGTACTGTTCTAATTGTTGGTGGTTCTAGAGGAGCAAGACCGATTCATCAAGCTTTTCTAAAAAGTGTAAATCAATTAGGTGAAAAAGATTATCAAATGATTTATGTTACTGGAGAAGTACACTATGATTCTGTTATTGAGGAAGTAAATAAAGTCGGGAACCCGAGTAATGTGGTCGTTAAACCATTTTTACATAATATGCCGGAAGTTTTGAGAGAAGTAGACTTAGTTGTCTCAAGAGCAGGAGCTACTACTTTAGCAGAGTTAACCGCATTAGGAAAACCGAGTATATTAATACCAAGTCCGTATGTAACGAATAATCATCAAGAAGTAAATGCTAGGTCACTTGAGAAAAACGGTGCGGCAATTGTTATATTGGAAAAAAACTTTAATAGTGAATATTTAGTAAATGAAATTGAAAAAGTATTACTAAATCCTATTAAACTTGAAGAGATGAAAAATGCATCTTTACAAATTGGTGTACCGGATGCTGCAAAAAAACTAGTTAACGTATTAGAGGAAATAAGTAAGTAG
- the spoVE gene encoding stage V sporulation protein E encodes MILVLVTLSLLTVGMIMVYSASAIWASYKFHDSFFFAKRQLLFAGVGVVGMFVVSNIDYWLFRTHAKKILIACFILLVLVLVPGIGLVRGGARSWIGIGAFSIQPSEFMKLGMMVFLSKYLADNQKNITSFKKGLVPTLGLVFLAFGLIMLQPDLGTGTVMVGTCVIIIFVAGARISHFMSLGIVGVAGFVALIASAPYRIKRITSFLDPWSDPLGTGFQIIQSLYAIGPGGLFGLGLGQSRQKFMYLPEPQTDFIFAILSEELGFIGGSFVILLFSLLLWRGIRIALSAPDLFGTFLAVGIVSMIAIQVMINIGVVIGLMPVTGITLPFLSYGGSSLTLMLLAVGVLLNISRHARS; translated from the coding sequence ATGATTCTTGTTCTAGTTACGCTATCATTATTAACAGTAGGTATGATTATGGTTTACAGTGCTAGTGCAATATGGGCATCTTATAAGTTTCATGATTCGTTCTTTTTTGCTAAGCGGCAATTACTATTTGCTGGGGTTGGAGTAGTGGGGATGTTTGTAGTTTCAAATATTGACTACTGGCTTTTCAGAACACATGCAAAAAAAATATTAATCGCTTGTTTTATCTTGTTGGTACTTGTACTAGTTCCAGGAATTGGTTTAGTACGAGGTGGTGCACGAAGCTGGATCGGTATTGGTGCATTCTCTATTCAGCCTTCTGAGTTTATGAAGCTTGGTATGATGGTGTTTCTATCAAAATACTTAGCTGATAATCAGAAGAATATTACTTCCTTTAAAAAAGGACTAGTACCGACATTAGGACTAGTATTCCTTGCATTTGGTTTAATTATGCTTCAACCGGATTTAGGAACAGGTACTGTAATGGTAGGAACATGTGTAATCATAATATTTGTAGCCGGAGCAAGAATATCTCATTTTATGAGTTTAGGTATTGTCGGGGTTGCAGGTTTTGTTGCCTTGATTGCCTCTGCTCCTTATCGAATTAAAAGGATTACTTCATTTTTAGATCCATGGTCAGATCCATTAGGTACAGGATTTCAAATTATCCAATCGCTATATGCAATTGGACCAGGTGGATTATTCGGTTTAGGATTAGGACAAAGTAGACAGAAATTTATGTACTTGCCAGAGCCACAAACTGATTTTATTTTTGCCATTCTATCAGAAGAGTTAGGATTTATTGGTGGATCTTTTGTCATTTTATTATTCTCTTTATTACTTTGGAGAGGGATTAGAATTGCCTTAAGTGCACCTGATTTATTCGGTACTTTTTTAGCGGTAGGAATTGTCTCAATGATTGCAATACAGGTAATGATCAACATAGGTGTTGTAATAGGTTTAATGCCTGTTACAGGGATTACATTACCATTTTTAAGCTACGGTGGTTCGTCATTAACCTTAATGTTATTAGCAGTTGGAGTATTATTGAATATTAGTAGACATGCTCGCTCTTAA
- a CDS encoding UDP-N-acetylmuramoyl-L-alanine--D-glutamate ligase produces MKNVKNFQDKKVLVLGMAKSGYAASHLLKKLGATVTVNDRTPFEQNEIAQKLKSEGFNVVCGEHPVSLLDDQPVCIVKNPGIPYTNPLLIEALKRNIPIYTEIELAYLISEAPFIGITGSNGKTTTTTLALNMLQEGNKKPLVAGNIGTVACEVAEKANEDNIIVTELSSFQLMGIEVFRPKISLITNIFEAHLDYHGTKDEYIKAKANIFKNQTENDFAVVNFDDEHVMGMASQIRAKIIPFSSTKIVQDGAYVQNGFIYFKEKKVIELGKIVLPGKHNLENILAAVAISKLLDVENEAIEKVLTTFTGVEHRLQYVTEIDKRKFYNDSKATNILATQKAISSFEKPVILIAGGLDRGNSFDDLIPYFKNVKKMVTYGETAKKLIESAEKAGMKVVKSVDNVEDAVNEAFAHSEVGDIILLSPACASWDQFKTFEERGNKFIQAVHKLM; encoded by the coding sequence TTGAAAAACGTGAAGAATTTTCAAGATAAAAAAGTATTAGTTTTAGGTATGGCAAAAAGCGGTTATGCTGCAAGTCATTTATTAAAAAAGTTAGGAGCAACGGTCACAGTTAATGACCGTACTCCATTTGAACAAAATGAAATTGCTCAAAAATTAAAAAGTGAAGGATTTAACGTAGTTTGCGGAGAACATCCTGTATCATTACTTGATGATCAACCAGTTTGCATCGTTAAAAATCCAGGAATACCTTATACAAATCCATTATTAATTGAAGCATTAAAGCGTAATATTCCGATTTATACAGAAATAGAGCTTGCTTATTTAATAAGTGAAGCACCATTCATTGGAATTACAGGATCTAATGGGAAGACAACAACTACAACTTTGGCATTAAATATGTTACAAGAAGGAAATAAGAAACCATTAGTAGCAGGAAATATAGGGACAGTTGCGTGTGAAGTTGCAGAAAAAGCAAATGAAGATAATATCATTGTTACCGAGCTTTCCTCATTTCAGTTAATGGGGATCGAGGTTTTCCGTCCGAAAATATCATTAATTACAAATATATTTGAAGCTCATTTGGACTATCATGGTACAAAAGATGAGTATATTAAAGCAAAAGCTAACATATTTAAAAATCAAACTGAGAACGATTTTGCAGTTGTTAATTTTGATGATGAACATGTAATGGGTATGGCTTCTCAAATTAGAGCGAAAATAATTCCATTCTCTTCAACAAAAATCGTCCAAGATGGCGCATATGTTCAAAATGGCTTTATTTATTTTAAAGAGAAAAAAGTTATTGAACTTGGAAAAATCGTCTTACCTGGTAAACATAATTTAGAAAATATATTAGCTGCAGTCGCAATTTCAAAGCTTCTAGATGTTGAAAATGAAGCGATTGAAAAGGTTTTAACAACTTTTACTGGGGTGGAACACCGACTTCAGTATGTAACTGAAATAGATAAGAGAAAATTCTATAATGATTCAAAAGCTACAAATATTTTAGCGACACAAAAAGCAATTTCTTCTTTTGAAAAACCAGTCATATTAATTGCTGGTGGATTAGATCGTGGAAATAGCTTTGATGATTTAATTCCTTATTTTAAAAATGTAAAAAAAATGGTCACTTATGGTGAAACAGCTAAGAAATTAATTGAATCCGCAGAAAAAGCAGGAATGAAAGTAGTAAAATCGGTTGATAATGTTGAAGATGCTGTAAATGAAGCATTCGCTCATTCAGAAGTTGGAGATATTATTTTACTGTCACCTGCTTGTGCAAGCTGGGATCAATTTAAGACTTTTGAAGAACGTGGTAATAAATTTATACAAGCAGTGCATAAATTAATGTAA
- a CDS encoding phospho-N-acetylmuramoyl-pentapeptide-transferase: MLEPSILVAMITAFIIAVILSPIFIPYLRKLKFGQSIRDEGPQSHKKKSGTPTMGGIIILIALSLSALLISMYFDVLSTRTYVLLFVTICFGVIGFLDDYIKVVKKRNLGLTSKQKFICQVIVSIIVFFAIRAMGVSTSISIPGTNYSFDLGFIYVLLIIFMLVGTSNAVNLTDGLDGLVSGTAAIAFGAYAVLAYNQHQLDVAIFSIAVVGAVLGFLVFNAHPAKVFMGDTGSLALGGALAAIAIVTHLEILLVVIGGIFVIETLSVMIQVASFKATGKRVFKMSPLHHHYELSGWSEWRVVVTFWFVGLLFALVGIYIEVWM; encoded by the coding sequence ATGCTAGAACCGTCAATTTTAGTTGCTATGATTACAGCATTTATCATTGCAGTCATTTTATCGCCTATTTTTATACCGTACTTAAGAAAACTTAAATTTGGACAGAGTATCCGTGACGAAGGTCCACAATCTCATAAAAAGAAATCCGGAACCCCAACAATGGGTGGAATTATCATATTAATTGCTTTAAGTTTATCTGCACTTTTAATTTCTATGTATTTTGATGTTTTATCAACACGTACATATGTATTATTATTTGTCACAATCTGTTTTGGAGTAATTGGATTTTTAGATGACTATATCAAAGTTGTTAAAAAAAGAAATCTAGGATTAACTTCTAAACAAAAATTCATTTGCCAAGTAATAGTCTCTATCATTGTATTTTTCGCAATCCGTGCAATGGGAGTCTCTACGTCTATATCAATCCCAGGGACGAATTATTCATTTGATTTAGGCTTTATTTATGTTTTATTAATCATCTTTATGTTAGTTGGTACTTCAAACGCAGTAAATTTAACAGATGGATTAGATGGCCTTGTATCAGGTACAGCTGCAATCGCGTTTGGTGCATATGCAGTTCTTGCTTACAACCAACACCAGCTTGATGTTGCAATATTTTCAATTGCAGTTGTAGGAGCTGTACTAGGTTTCTTAGTATTTAATGCACACCCAGCAAAGGTTTTTATGGGGGATACAGGTTCATTAGCATTAGGTGGAGCATTAGCTGCAATCGCGATCGTTACTCATTTAGAAATTTTACTTGTTGTTATTGGAGGTATTTTTGTTATTGAAACACTTTCAGTAATGATCCAAGTTGCATCTTTTAAAGCAACTGGTAAAAGAGTATTTAAGATGAGTCCTTTGCACCATCATTATGAATTATCTGGATGGTCTGAGTGGCGTGTAGTTGTAACATTTTGGTTTGTTGGATTGCTTTTTGCATTAGTAGGAATCTATATCGAGGTGTGGATGTAA
- a CDS encoding UDP-N-acetylmuramoyl-L-alanyl-D-glutamate--2,6-diaminopimelate ligase: MKLHTLLSRLNPLVNLPSENPEITGVEMDSRNVKPGYLFICIEGYTVDGHQYVNQAIEKGAVAILAQKPIESSVPVAYVKDTNRSMAVIGNAFYGNPTNKLNLVGITGTNGKTTTSYIIEEIVKNNKKKTGVIGTIGMKIGEEVFETKNTTPDSLTLQSMFAKMVEADVDTAVMEVSSHALHLGRVHGCEYDIAVFTNLSQDHLDYHGTMEEYKKAKGLLFSQLGNSFVAQKTKFAILNNDDPASDEYMKFTQANLITYGLSKEADLFADEIELTNAGTRFTLHFLNKQYVVEMKLIGTFNVYNVLAAIGAGIALNIEIGTILDAVSTIEGVPGRFQAVNAGQEFTVIVDYAHTPDSLENVLNTVKQFAKNDIYTVVGCGGDRDRTKRPLMGKIAADLSTKAIFTSDNPRTEDPNLILEDMKRGLEHNNITVIEDRKKAITFAIQNAQKHDIIVIAGKGHETYQIIGTNVSHFDDVEEAKEAILQRRG, from the coding sequence ATGAAACTTCATACTTTACTATCAAGATTAAATCCTTTAGTGAATCTTCCATCGGAAAATCCGGAGATCACTGGAGTTGAAATGGATTCAAGAAATGTTAAGCCGGGTTATTTATTCATCTGTATCGAAGGATATACAGTTGATGGACATCAATATGTTAATCAAGCGATTGAAAAGGGAGCAGTAGCAATACTTGCACAAAAACCAATCGAATCAAGCGTCCCGGTTGCTTATGTAAAAGACACTAATCGCTCAATGGCTGTAATTGGGAATGCATTTTATGGAAATCCAACAAATAAATTAAATTTAGTTGGTATTACTGGTACGAATGGTAAAACAACGACTTCATATATTATCGAAGAAATTGTAAAAAATAATAAGAAAAAAACGGGTGTAATCGGCACAATTGGCATGAAAATTGGCGAAGAAGTTTTTGAAACAAAAAACACAACTCCTGATAGTTTAACTCTACAATCAATGTTTGCCAAAATGGTAGAAGCTGATGTTGATACGGCAGTAATGGAAGTTTCATCACATGCATTGCATTTAGGTCGTGTCCATGGTTGTGAATATGATATCGCTGTTTTTACAAATCTATCACAAGATCACTTAGACTATCATGGAACGATGGAAGAATATAAAAAGGCTAAAGGCTTATTATTCTCTCAATTAGGTAATAGTTTTGTAGCACAAAAAACTAAATTTGCAATTCTAAATAATGATGATCCTGCTTCGGATGAATATATGAAGTTTACGCAAGCAAATCTAATAACTTATGGCTTAAGTAAGGAAGCGGATTTATTTGCAGATGAAATTGAATTAACGAATGCTGGAACAAGATTCACTCTACATTTCTTAAATAAGCAATATGTTGTAGAAATGAAGTTAATTGGTACCTTTAATGTATACAATGTGTTAGCAGCAATTGGTGCTGGAATCGCATTAAATATTGAAATTGGCACGATTTTAGACGCAGTCTCAACAATTGAAGGTGTACCTGGACGTTTTCAAGCAGTTAACGCAGGCCAAGAATTTACAGTTATTGTAGATTACGCTCATACACCTGATAGTTTAGAAAATGTATTAAATACCGTAAAACAATTTGCAAAAAATGATATTTATACTGTTGTTGGCTGTGGAGGAGATCGTGATCGAACAAAGCGCCCTCTAATGGGTAAAATTGCAGCAGATCTTTCAACAAAAGCAATCTTTACATCTGATAATCCAAGAACTGAAGATCCAAATTTAATTTTAGAAGACATGAAACGTGGATTAGAGCATAATAATATAACGGTAATAGAAGATCGTAAAAAAGCTATAACATTTGCGATTCAAAATGCGCAAAAACATGATATTATAGTTATTGCAGGTAAAGGTCATGAGACATATCAAATAATTGGAACGAATGTTTCACATTTTGATGATGTTGAAGAAGCTAAAGAAGCAATTTTACAAAGAAGAGGATAG